The following proteins come from a genomic window of Dermacentor albipictus isolate Rhodes 1998 colony chromosome 8, USDA_Dalb.pri_finalv2, whole genome shotgun sequence:
- the LOC135912827 gene encoding zinc finger and SCAN domain-containing protein 23-like isoform X4, with product MALLLIHMGSKHSSCPTTSEDDESRQGHHHGDGCDCETGKLSNLKTRIGDSTKGRPFECHLCPQSFSSRSLLIRHLRVHSGEKPFQCPSCSLSFSQKAHLTKHLLVHTGKRPFQCHLCPWSFSQNSILKDHLRVHTGERLCQCHVCLRSFSRRSNLSVHLRMHSGERPYCCTICSKSFVVASQLKRHMKTKHQDNPEI from the coding sequence CCAACAACCAGCGAGGATGACGAGTCGCGACAAGGACACCACCACGGTGATGGCTGTGACTGTGAAACTGGAAAACTGTCCAATCTGAAAACACGCATCGGGGACAGCACAAAGGGGCGGCCGTTTGAATGCCATttgtgccctcagagcttctcaagCAGATCCTTACTGATCAGGCATTTGCGCGTTCACTcgggcgagaagccatttcagtgcccttcttGCTCGCTGAGCTTCTCGCAGAAGGCCCATCTTACCAAACACCTGCTTGTCCACACCGGCAAGCGACCGTTTCAGTGTCATTTGTGCCCTTGGAGCTTCTCGCAGAACAGCATTCTCAAGGATCATCTGCGTGTCCACACTGGCGAGCGGCTATGTCAGTGTCATGTGTGCCTTCGGAGCTTCTCACGGAGATCCAACCTGAGTGTTCATTTACGCATGCACTCAGGCGAGCGACCATACTGCTGCACCATCTGCTCCAAGTCCTTTGTTGTGGCCAGTCAGTTGAAAAGACATATGAAAACAAAGCACCAGGACAACCCTGA